Proteins encoded within one genomic window of Flavobacterium sp. NG2:
- a CDS encoding UDP-N-acetylmuramoyl-L-alanyl-D-glutamate--2,6-diaminopimelate ligase: MIVLKDILYKVAIESLKGSTDVAINKLEFDSRKIETNDIFIAIRGTISDGHDYIQKAIALGAVAIVCDTLPEKLEAGITYVQVIDTNKALAFMAANFFENPSKDIKLVGITGTNGKTTIASLLFQLFKKAGFKVGLISTVKIMVDEIEYKATHTTPDSITINHYLAEMKEAGVDYCFMEVSSHGIHQKRTEALHFTGGIFTNLSHDHLDYHATFSEYRDVKKSFFDNLPKTAFSITNIDDKNGPVMLQNTVSKKITYALKSYADYRAQILENQLSGLLLKINDNEVWVKLIGTFNAYNLLAIYAAAIELGMDSLEALRLLSDLESVSGRFQFIVSETNITAIVDYAHTPDALENVLKTINDIRTKNEQLITVVGCGGNRDKTKRPIMARIASELSTQVILTSDNPRNEDPEEIISEMEQGVEAQNYKKVLSVTDRKQAIKIACQLARPNDIILIAGKGHETYQEVNGVRHHFDDMETVKELLELLNK; encoded by the coding sequence GTGATTGTATTAAAAGACATATTATATAAAGTGGCTATTGAATCTTTAAAAGGTTCAACTGATGTTGCGATAAATAAATTGGAGTTTGATTCAAGAAAAATCGAAACCAATGACATTTTTATTGCCATTCGCGGTACGATTTCAGATGGTCATGATTATATTCAAAAAGCGATTGCTTTAGGTGCCGTTGCTATTGTTTGTGATACTTTACCCGAAAAGTTAGAGGCTGGAATAACCTATGTGCAGGTAATTGACACCAATAAAGCATTAGCCTTTATGGCAGCGAATTTCTTTGAAAACCCATCGAAAGACATAAAATTAGTTGGAATTACAGGTACGAACGGGAAGACAACTATTGCTTCTTTATTATTTCAATTATTTAAAAAAGCAGGGTTTAAAGTTGGTTTGATTTCGACTGTCAAAATTATGGTGGACGAAATCGAATACAAAGCCACACATACTACACCAGATTCGATTACAATCAATCATTATTTGGCTGAGATGAAAGAGGCGGGTGTGGACTATTGCTTTATGGAAGTGAGTTCGCATGGTATTCACCAAAAAAGAACGGAAGCTTTACATTTTACAGGAGGGATTTTTACCAATTTGTCACATGATCATTTGGATTATCACGCCACATTTTCAGAATACAGAGATGTAAAAAAATCATTTTTTGATAACCTTCCTAAAACGGCTTTTTCAATCACGAATATTGATGATAAGAATGGTCCTGTAATGTTGCAAAATACAGTTTCTAAAAAAATCACTTATGCTTTAAAATCATATGCTGATTATAGAGCGCAAATTTTAGAAAACCAATTGTCGGGATTGTTGCTGAAAATCAATGATAACGAAGTTTGGGTAAAACTGATAGGAACTTTTAACGCTTATAATCTTTTAGCTATTTATGCTGCAGCAATCGAGTTGGGAATGGATAGTCTAGAAGCGCTTCGATTATTGTCGGATTTAGAAAGTGTTTCGGGTCGTTTCCAATTTATTGTATCTGAGACTAATATTACTGCGATTGTAGATTACGCTCATACTCCTGATGCTCTCGAAAACGTGTTGAAAACTATCAACGATATTCGAACTAAAAATGAACAATTGATTACAGTTGTAGGCTGTGGAGGAAATCGTGATAAAACGAAACGTCCTATAATGGCACGAATTGCTTCGGAATTGAGTACTCAAGTGATTCTGACTTCAGATAATCCAAGAAATGAAGATCCAGAAGAGATAATTAGTGAAATGGAACAAGGTGTTGAAGCTCAAAATTATAAAAAAGTGCTTTCAGTAACTGATAGAAAGCAGGCTATAAAAATAGCTTGTCAATTGGCTCGTCCTAATGATATTATTCTCATTGCTGGAAAAGGTCATGAGACGTACCAAGAGGTCAATGGTGTTCGCCATCATTTTGACGACATGGAAACCGTGAAAGAATTATTGGAGTTGCTAAATAAATAA
- the mraY gene encoding phospho-N-acetylmuramoyl-pentapeptide-transferase: MLYYLFEYLNKTLDVSGTGVFQYITFRSGLAFIVSLLLSTIYGKRVILFLQKQQVGETVRELGLAGQNEKAGTPTMGGLIIIFATLIPVLLFAKLHNIYIVILIVTTLWMGTIGFIDDYIKIFKKDKEGLKGIFKVFGQVGLGLIVGYVLYFSPDVVVRTDTSKRDVFKVPTENIIYPAPVEEKSTATTIPFFKNNEFDYAEILAWTGEGYEKWAWLVFIPVVIFIITAVSNGANLTDGIDGLAAGTSAISVLALGIFTFLSGNIIFSNYLNIMYIPNSGEMTVFISAFVGALIGFLWYNSYPASVFMGDTGSLTIGGIIAVLAIAVRKEMLIPLLCGIFLVENLSVVLQVSYFKYTKKRFGEGQRIFLMSPLHHHYQKKGYHESKIVTRFWIVAILLAILSIVTLKLR, encoded by the coding sequence ATGTTATACTATTTATTTGAATATTTAAACAAAACACTAGACGTTTCTGGAACGGGAGTATTTCAATACATCACATTCAGGTCTGGTTTGGCTTTTATAGTCTCTCTTTTACTGTCTACTATTTATGGTAAACGAGTGATTCTTTTTCTACAAAAACAACAAGTAGGCGAAACAGTTCGTGAGCTTGGATTGGCGGGGCAAAATGAAAAAGCTGGAACACCTACCATGGGGGGATTGATTATTATTTTTGCAACCTTGATTCCAGTGCTCTTGTTTGCCAAATTGCATAACATTTATATTGTAATATTGATTGTCACAACATTGTGGATGGGAACTATTGGCTTTATAGATGATTATATCAAGATATTCAAAAAAGATAAAGAAGGGTTAAAAGGTATTTTTAAGGTTTTTGGACAAGTTGGTTTAGGATTGATTGTGGGTTATGTGTTATACTTCAGTCCAGATGTTGTGGTGCGAACAGATACCAGCAAAAGAGATGTTTTTAAAGTACCAACTGAAAATATAATATATCCTGCTCCAGTAGAAGAAAAATCTACGGCAACCACCATTCCGTTCTTTAAAAACAACGAATTTGACTATGCTGAAATTTTAGCTTGGACAGGTGAAGGCTATGAAAAATGGGCTTGGTTAGTATTTATACCAGTAGTTATTTTTATTATTACTGCTGTTTCTAATGGTGCAAATCTAACGGATGGTATTGACGGACTAGCCGCAGGGACATCAGCTATTTCGGTACTTGCACTGGGTATTTTCACCTTCCTTTCGGGTAATATCATTTTTTCGAATTATCTCAATATTATGTACATCCCAAATTCGGGAGAGATGACAGTGTTCATTTCGGCATTTGTTGGGGCATTGATTGGGTTTCTTTGGTATAATTCCTATCCCGCTTCGGTATTTATGGGGGATACAGGAAGTTTAACCATTGGAGGAATCATTGCGGTCTTGGCTATAGCCGTAAGAAAAGAGATGTTGATTCCTTTATTATGTGGGATTTTCTTAGTCGAAAACTTATCGGTGGTATTGCAGGTGAGTTATTTTAAATATACCAAAAAACGTTTTGGCGAAGGCCAAAGAATATTCTTGATGTCACCTTTACATCATCATTATCAAAAGAAGGGGTATCATGAAAGTAAGATAGTTACCCGATTTTGGATTGTTGCTATTTTGCTCGCCATTTTATCTATTGTGACACTAAAATTGAGATAA
- the murD gene encoding UDP-N-acetylmuramoyl-L-alanine--D-glutamate ligase, whose product MRLVVLGGGESGVGTAILGKKKGYDVFVSDFGKIKDKYKQVLIDNEIGWEEEQHTEDLVLNADVVMKSPGIPDKASIIKKLVAKGVSVISEIEFSAQFTNAVTIGITGSNGKTTTTMLTYHLLKSAGLNVGLGGNIGKSFAWQVADENYDSYVLELSSFQLDGIVNYKPHIAIITNISPDHLDRYDYKYENYIEAKFRITMNQTEDDYLIYDADDEAITNWLKTNKTKAKLIPFSLTQTFSEGAFIQNNIMEVTINQDEFKMETETIALEGKHNMKNAMAATSVAKLMQIRKATIRESLSNFQGVEHRLEKVLKIQNVQYINDSKATNVNATFFALDSMNTPTVWIVGGVDKGNDYNELMSLVREKVKAIVCLGVDNRKIIDAFGNVVDVMVEVHNMREAVIMAQRLTEKGDSVLLSPACASFDLFENYEDRGNQFKQAVQNL is encoded by the coding sequence ATGAGACTAGTGGTATTAGGAGGAGGAGAAAGCGGTGTAGGTACTGCTATCCTAGGAAAGAAAAAAGGATATGATGTTTTTGTATCTGATTTTGGAAAGATAAAAGATAAATACAAACAAGTTCTTATAGATAATGAAATAGGCTGGGAAGAAGAACAGCATACCGAGGATTTGGTTCTCAATGCCGATGTTGTGATGAAAAGCCCAGGAATTCCAGACAAAGCTTCGATTATCAAAAAGTTGGTAGCTAAAGGTGTTTCAGTTATTTCTGAAATTGAGTTTTCAGCACAATTTACCAATGCTGTTACCATTGGGATAACAGGAAGTAACGGAAAAACAACCACAACCATGTTGACCTATCACTTGCTAAAATCAGCTGGATTGAATGTGGGTTTAGGAGGGAATATTGGAAAAAGTTTTGCTTGGCAAGTGGCTGATGAAAATTATGATTCTTATGTTCTAGAGTTAAGTAGTTTTCAACTTGATGGGATAGTTAATTACAAGCCACATATTGCGATAATAACAAATATAAGTCCGGATCATTTGGATCGATACGATTATAAATATGAAAATTATATTGAAGCTAAGTTTCGGATTACGATGAATCAAACGGAAGATGATTATTTGATTTACGATGCCGATGATGAGGCAATAACAAACTGGTTAAAGACTAATAAAACAAAAGCAAAACTAATTCCTTTTTCGTTGACGCAAACATTCAGTGAAGGAGCCTTTATACAAAATAACATTATGGAAGTAACAATCAACCAAGACGAATTTAAAATGGAAACAGAAACTATTGCTTTAGAAGGAAAGCATAATATGAAAAATGCAATGGCAGCAACTTCTGTAGCTAAATTGATGCAAATTAGAAAAGCAACAATTCGTGAGAGTTTATCTAATTTTCAAGGGGTAGAACACCGTTTGGAAAAAGTGTTGAAAATTCAAAATGTACAATATATTAATGACTCTAAAGCAACAAATGTAAATGCTACTTTTTTTGCTTTAGATAGTATGAATACACCAACAGTTTGGATTGTTGGAGGTGTTGATAAAGGGAATGATTATAACGAATTGATGTCGTTAGTTCGTGAAAAAGTAAAAGCAATTGTTTGTCTTGGTGTTGATAATAGAAAAATTATAGATGCTTTTGGAAATGTTGTTGATGTGATGGTCGAAGTGCACAATATGCGCGAGGCGGTTATCATGGCGCAACGATTAACAGAAAAAGGGGATTCAGTTTTGCTATCGCCTGCTTGTGCTAGTTTTGATTTATTCGAAAATTACGAAGATAGAGGGAATCAATTCAAGCAAGCCGTTCAGAATTTATAA
- a CDS encoding FtsW/RodA/SpoVE family cell cycle protein: protein MKNLVNNLKGDKGIWSFVALLALFSFMPVFSASSNLAYLGHGTGNTLGYLIKHFFHVCIGFGIIYGVHKIPYHYFRGMSRIGLPIVWLLLLYTLVKGTVIAGANASRWIQIPFVGITFQTSTVAALVLFIYVARYLSKTREEPIDFVSSLKELWVPVFITLMFILPANFSTTALIFSMVVMLVFVGKYPLKYLMYVIGSGVVFLLFFVLLAKAFPDSRFFSRVNTWESRIENFTTDKPDEDDYQIEKAKIAIASGKIYGLGPGKSVQKNFLPQSSSDFIYAIIVEEYGLVGGFGVLILYLLLLFRFVVASHKANTLFGKLVVIGLGFPMIFQAMINMAVAVELLPVTGQTLPLISSGGSSIWMTCFSLGIIINVTKKEEEIEEEQKEAAKREEALQKLIDAQLLADEESVVGDYSIEDKSSNPMDAVANK from the coding sequence ATGAAAAACTTAGTAAACAATTTAAAGGGAGATAAAGGAATTTGGTCCTTTGTGGCTTTATTGGCTTTGTTTTCGTTTATGCCTGTTTTTAGTGCTAGTAGTAATTTGGCTTACCTAGGTCATGGTACTGGGAATACTTTGGGATACTTGATTAAACATTTTTTTCATGTATGTATTGGTTTTGGAATTATTTATGGTGTTCATAAAATTCCTTACCATTATTTTAGGGGAATGTCAAGAATTGGCTTGCCTATTGTATGGCTGTTATTATTGTATACCTTAGTCAAAGGGACAGTTATTGCAGGAGCAAATGCAAGTCGATGGATACAAATTCCGTTTGTTGGGATTACCTTTCAGACCTCTACAGTGGCAGCCCTTGTATTGTTTATATATGTAGCGCGCTACTTGTCAAAAACCAGAGAAGAACCAATTGATTTTGTTAGTTCGTTGAAGGAGTTGTGGGTTCCAGTGTTTATTACATTGATGTTTATACTTCCTGCCAATTTCTCAACAACAGCATTGATTTTTTCAATGGTTGTCATGTTGGTTTTTGTGGGGAAATATCCTTTGAAGTATTTGATGTATGTCATCGGTTCAGGTGTTGTTTTCTTATTGTTTTTTGTGCTTTTAGCAAAAGCTTTTCCAGATTCTAGATTCTTTAGTCGTGTGAATACATGGGAAAGTCGAATAGAAAATTTTACCACAGATAAACCAGATGAAGATGATTATCAAATAGAAAAAGCGAAAATCGCAATTGCTTCGGGTAAAATTTACGGCTTAGGACCTGGAAAAAGTGTGCAGAAAAATTTCTTACCACAATCATCCTCCGATTTTATTTATGCGATTATTGTCGAAGAATATGGACTTGTGGGAGGTTTTGGAGTTTTAATTTTGTATTTGTTATTGCTTTTTCGATTTGTTGTAGCTTCTCATAAAGCGAATACCTTATTTGGAAAATTAGTGGTGATAGGACTTGGTTTTCCAATGATTTTTCAAGCAATGATTAATATGGCGGTAGCTGTCGAATTATTGCCGGTAACGGGGCAAACCTTGCCGTTGATTAGTAGTGGAGGAAGCTCCATATGGATGACTTGTTTTTCGTTGGGGATTATTATTAATGTTACCAAGAAAGAAGAAGAAATTGAAGAAGAACAAAAAGAAGCGGCTAAACGTGAAGAAGCTTTGCAAAAATTAATAGATGCACAACTCTTGGCTGATGAAGAATCAGTTGTAGGTGATTATTCAATTGAAGATAAATCTTCAAATCCGATGGATGCTGTAGCAAATAAATAA
- the murG gene encoding undecaprenyldiphospho-muramoylpentapeptide beta-N-acetylglucosaminyltransferase, with the protein MKPYKFILSGGGTGGHIYPAIAIANELKARFPDAEFLFVGAQDKMEMQKVPQAGYAIKGLWIAGLQRKLTLQNALFPIKVVDSLWKSRKIIKQFKPDVVIGTGGFASGPLLQAANMLGIPTVIQEQNSFPGITNKLLSKKAHAICVAYENLESFFPKEKMILTGNPVRQDLIDIASKREEAFFHFNLDPNKKTLLVLGGSLGARRVNQLIEKELDNFGALNVQVLWQCGKLYYEDYKKYNSKNVQVVSFIERMDLVYAAADVIISRAGASSVSELCIVGKPVIFIPSPNVAEDHQTKNARAIVDKKGALLLKEHELDELFRVVFEALLKDEGKQAQLSENIKELALPEATKQIADVIVKLIK; encoded by the coding sequence ATGAAACCTTATAAATTCATTTTAAGTGGTGGTGGAACTGGAGGGCATATTTATCCTGCCATTGCTATTGCCAATGAATTAAAAGCCCGTTTCCCTGACGCAGAATTCCTTTTTGTAGGTGCTCAGGATAAGATGGAGATGCAAAAAGTCCCGCAAGCAGGTTATGCTATAAAAGGGTTGTGGATTGCAGGTTTACAGAGAAAATTAACCTTGCAAAATGCTTTGTTTCCAATTAAGGTGGTAGATAGTCTATGGAAATCTAGGAAGATTATAAAACAATTTAAGCCTGATGTAGTAATAGGTACTGGTGGTTTTGCTAGTGGTCCGTTATTGCAGGCAGCTAATATGTTGGGGATTCCAACAGTGATTCAGGAGCAAAATTCATTTCCTGGTATTACAAATAAATTATTGAGTAAAAAAGCTCATGCTATTTGTGTGGCTTATGAAAATTTAGAAAGTTTTTTTCCAAAAGAAAAAATGATCCTTACTGGAAATCCAGTGCGTCAAGATTTAATTGATATTGCTAGTAAACGTGAAGAGGCCTTTTTCCATTTTAATCTAGACCCTAATAAAAAAACATTATTGGTTCTTGGTGGGAGTTTAGGAGCTCGTAGAGTTAATCAATTGATAGAGAAGGAACTTGATAATTTCGGTGCTCTTAATGTACAAGTCCTATGGCAATGTGGTAAACTTTATTATGAGGATTACAAAAAGTACAATTCAAAGAATGTACAAGTTGTTTCGTTTATTGAAAGAATGGACTTGGTTTATGCCGCTGCAGATGTGATTATTTCGAGAGCGGGAGCTTCCTCGGTTTCAGAGTTGTGTATTGTGGGGAAACCAGTGATTTTTATCCCTTCTCCAAATGTTGCCGAAGATCATCAAACAAAAAATGCTAGAGCAATAGTTGATAAAAAAGGAGCTTTGTTATTGAAAGAACATGAACTTGATGAATTGTTTCGAGTGGTTTTTGAAGCTTTATTAAAAGACGAGGGTAAACAAGCTCAGTTAAGTGAGAATATAAAAGAATTAGCGCTGCCTGAAGCAACGAAACAGATTGCGGATGTCATAGTGAAATTAATAAAGTAG
- the murC gene encoding UDP-N-acetylmuramate--L-alanine ligase, giving the protein MNLNQIQNVFFIGVGGIGMSALARYFKNIGKNVSGYDKTPTLLTSELIENGISIHFEDRIDLIPEDYFVENTLVIITPAVPKAHSQWNYFLERNYHVRKRAEVLGIITKDTFCFAVAGTHGKTTTSSILGHILYETGADVTAFIGGIVENYNSNLIGSGKTVTVVEADEFDRSFLHLHPNIACVTSMDADHLDIYGTSDEIEKSFVEFADKIEDTKNLIVTNELPLKGITVAVNEEAVYSAFNVRIENSSYVFDIKTPKGILKDFRFRLPGKHNLMNALMAVAMADIYGTPTDKIAMALASFKGIRRRFSYQIQSEKLVYIDDYAHHPTEINAVHQAVRELYPGKKVLAVFQPHLFSRTNDFADDFAKSLSAFDEILLMDIYPARELPMEGVTSTWLMSKMTSENKKLISKEALIPAILSSDAPIIVTIGAGDIGELVGTIKSALNEKTN; this is encoded by the coding sequence ATGAATTTAAATCAAATACAAAACGTCTTTTTCATTGGTGTCGGAGGTATCGGAATGAGTGCTTTGGCTCGTTATTTTAAAAATATCGGTAAGAACGTATCTGGATATGATAAAACACCAACTTTGCTAACTTCTGAGTTGATTGAAAATGGGATTTCAATACATTTTGAAGATAGAATTGATTTGATTCCTGAGGACTATTTTGTCGAAAACACATTGGTTATCATAACGCCGGCTGTTCCAAAAGCGCATTCACAATGGAATTACTTTTTGGAGCGCAATTATCATGTTAGAAAAAGAGCTGAAGTTTTAGGGATAATTACTAAAGATACTTTTTGTTTTGCTGTTGCAGGAACCCATGGTAAAACGACAACTTCAAGTATTTTAGGTCATATTTTATATGAAACAGGGGCTGATGTTACCGCTTTTATTGGAGGTATTGTCGAAAATTACAATTCTAACTTAATTGGTAGTGGAAAAACGGTAACTGTTGTAGAAGCTGATGAATTTGATCGTTCGTTCTTGCACTTGCATCCTAATATCGCATGTGTGACTTCCATGGATGCGGATCATTTAGATATTTATGGCACAAGTGATGAAATTGAAAAATCATTTGTGGAGTTTGCTGATAAAATTGAAGACACAAAAAATCTAATTGTTACTAATGAATTGCCGTTAAAAGGAATTACAGTAGCTGTTAATGAAGAAGCCGTATATTCTGCTTTTAATGTAAGAATCGAAAATAGTAGTTACGTATTTGATATAAAAACACCTAAAGGGATTCTGAAAGATTTTCGTTTTAGATTACCTGGGAAACATAATTTAATGAATGCTTTAATGGCCGTTGCAATGGCTGATATTTACGGCACCCCAACCGACAAAATTGCAATGGCCTTAGCTTCATTTAAAGGGATTCGTAGACGCTTTTCGTACCAAATTCAATCCGAAAAGTTAGTTTATATTGATGATTATGCACATCATCCAACGGAGATAAATGCAGTGCACCAAGCGGTTAGGGAATTATATCCAGGAAAAAAAGTGTTGGCGGTATTTCAACCTCACTTATTTAGTAGAACAAATGATTTTGCAGATGATTTTGCAAAAAGTTTGTCAGCCTTTGATGAAATTCTTTTAATGGATATTTATCCAGCTCGTGAATTGCCAATGGAAGGTGTAACCTCAACTTGGTTGATGAGTAAAATGACTTCAGAGAATAAAAAATTGATTTCAAAAGAAGCATTAATACCGGCTATTTTGTCTTCTGATGCGCCAATAATTGTAACAATTGGTGCTGGTGATATTGGAGAATTAGTAGGAACCATAAAATCGGCATTAAATGAAAAAACTAATTAA
- a CDS encoding cell division protein FtsQ yields MKKLINWTNIRLLLIVGILFSLFSFTSNRNKSRKLKKSVVVFVGDNPLFLKRETVNKLLIENNRNASSIEKDKLDLNKLENALDSNEMIEKSDVFVSVDGILKAVVKQKTPIARVFDGDSSFYIGYEGSKMPLSDNFTARVPLVSGRINEKNREKIADLLRIIYDDDFLKKNIISIEIMPNGSLKMLNRDFNYQINFGSVINVEGKFKNYKAFFQKAILDSSLYNYKKIDLRFTQQVVCTK; encoded by the coding sequence ATGAAAAAACTAATTAATTGGACAAATATTAGATTGCTTCTTATTGTAGGAATTTTATTTTCGTTATTTTCCTTTACTTCAAACCGAAATAAAAGCCGAAAATTAAAAAAATCTGTAGTTGTTTTTGTAGGAGATAATCCTCTTTTTTTAAAAAGAGAAACGGTTAATAAATTGTTAATAGAAAATAATAGGAATGCTTCAAGCATTGAAAAAGATAAATTAGATTTGAATAAGCTAGAGAATGCACTAGATTCAAATGAAATGATTGAGAAATCAGATGTGTTTGTAAGTGTTGATGGTATTCTTAAAGCAGTGGTAAAGCAGAAGACTCCAATAGCAAGAGTTTTTGATGGTGATAGTTCTTTTTATATTGGGTATGAGGGGAGTAAAATGCCATTATCCGATAACTTTACAGCTAGAGTTCCACTTGTTTCGGGCAGGATTAATGAAAAAAACAGAGAGAAAATAGCTGATTTATTACGCATTATTTATGACGATGATTTTTTGAAAAAAAATATCATTTCGATTGAAATTATGCCGAACGGAAGCTTAAAAATGCTCAATAGAGATTTTAATTATCAAATAAATTTTGGTAGTGTTATAAATGTTGAAGGGAAATTCAAAAATTATAAAGCTTTTTTTCAAAAAGCAATTTTGGATAGTTCCTTGTACAATTATAAGAAAATTGATCTCAGGTTTACACAACAAGTAGTTTGCACTAAATAA
- the ftsA gene encoding cell division protein FtsA → MEKENIAVGLDIGTTKIVAMIGKKNEYGKLEILGVGKSKSLGVARGVVNNITQTIQSIQQAVQEAENNSGYKIKDVVVGIAGQHIRSIQHTDYISRNNPEEVIGGADIQLLIDQVNKLAMLPGEEIIHVLPQEFKIDGQSEIKEPIGMYGGRLESSFHVVVGQASSIRNVGRCIQSSGIELSGLTLEPLASSDAVLSQEEKEAGVALIDIGGGTTDLAIFKDGIIRHTAVIPFGGNVISDDIKEGCSIIEKQAELLKVKFGSAWPGENKDNEIVSIPGLRGREPKEISLKNLSKIIHARVVEIIEQVFTEIKAYGHEDPRKKLIAGIVLTGGGAQLKHIKQLVEYITGMDTRIGYPNEHLAGDSDEEFSSPLYATAVGLVMNSIENNSQSAVRVEELVQPKAGFYREPVRQMADQYERAPQVEEQEEEREVVYTKKEESTGDKIKRSFFDRYVDKIKDFLDNAE, encoded by the coding sequence ATGGAAAAAGAGAACATTGCAGTGGGTCTAGATATTGGGACGACCAAAATTGTTGCCATGATTGGTAAAAAAAACGAGTATGGGAAACTCGAAATTTTAGGTGTCGGGAAATCTAAAAGTTTAGGTGTGGCTAGGGGAGTTGTAAATAATATTACACAAACCATTCAATCCATACAACAGGCAGTACAAGAAGCTGAAAATAATTCGGGATATAAAATTAAAGATGTAGTTGTAGGTATTGCGGGTCAACATATACGTAGTATTCAACATACTGATTACATCAGCAGAAATAATCCAGAAGAAGTAATTGGAGGAGCAGATATTCAATTGTTGATTGATCAAGTGAATAAATTGGCCATGTTGCCAGGGGAAGAAATTATTCACGTATTGCCACAAGAATTTAAAATTGATGGGCAATCTGAAATTAAAGAGCCGATAGGAATGTACGGTGGAAGACTAGAATCTAGTTTTCATGTCGTTGTAGGGCAAGCATCGTCAATACGCAATGTAGGACGTTGTATTCAGAGTTCAGGGATCGAGTTATCTGGATTGACATTAGAGCCATTAGCATCGTCTGATGCTGTTTTGAGTCAAGAAGAAAAAGAAGCGGGTGTAGCGTTAATTGACATTGGTGGTGGAACAACAGATTTAGCTATTTTCAAAGACGGAATCATTCGTCATACTGCGGTTATTCCTTTTGGAGGAAATGTAATTTCAGATGATATTAAAGAAGGATGTTCGATTATTGAAAAACAAGCGGAGTTATTGAAAGTAAAATTTGGTTCAGCTTGGCCAGGAGAAAATAAAGACAATGAGATTGTTTCTATACCAGGGTTAAGAGGAAGAGAACCAAAAGAAATTTCGTTGAAAAACTTATCAAAAATCATCCATGCAAGAGTGGTTGAGATAATTGAGCAAGTTTTTACAGAAATAAAAGCATACGGTCATGAAGATCCTCGCAAGAAATTAATTGCAGGTATTGTACTTACTGGTGGAGGAGCACAGCTTAAACACATCAAGCAATTAGTTGAATATATCACGGGGATGGATACTAGAATTGGATATCCTAACGAGCATTTAGCTGGTGATTCTGATGAAGAGTTTTCAAGTCCATTATATGCTACAGCTGTTGGCTTGGTAATGAATAGTATCGAAAACAATTCTCAGAGTGCTGTACGCGTGGAAGAGTTAGTGCAACCAAAAGCAGGTTTTTATCGTGAACCAGTACGGCAAATGGCAGATCAGTACGAGCGTGCACCACAAGTGGAGGAGCAAGAAGAAGAGCGAGAAGTGGTCTATACTAAAAAAGAAGAATCTACAGGAGATAAAATCAAAAGGTCATTTTTTGATCGTTATGTAGATAAGATTAAAGATTTTTTAGATAACGCAGAATAG